The window GGCGGCAGACGGCTGTCGGAGCACTGGTCCGATGGCATGCGCACAATGCACGGAATTCATGTGCACGGATTTCCGAACGCATTCCTCGTTCAGCAATTCACGGGCGGGGTGCGTTTCTCAAACCTGTCGCACAATTTGTCCGAGGCGGCCAAGACCGTTGCGGCCGTCGTGGCGCACGCGGTCGGCGAAGGCGTCGACGTCGTCGAAGTGACCCGGCAGGCGGAGGATGCCTGGATGGACCAGGTGGGCGTCGACCCGGAATGGCGCGACTTCCTGGCCACCGGATGCACGCCCGGCTATCTCAACAACGAAGGAACGGATCTCGGCGCGCATCACCTTTTCGACGAGTTCGAGGGCGCCGACGGACCGGGGTTCTTCCGGCTCCTTCAGCAGTGGCGTACGGCCCAGGATTTCGACGGCCTGAAATTCGACCGTTAATTCGTGAACCAGTTCTGTCTTTGCTGCGAGGGAGCCCCGCATGATTCCGTTGTCGTTTGCGCAGCAGCGGTTGTGGATCGTTGGCCAGTTGGAGGGGCCGAGCGCGACCTACAACATGCCGTTGGCCCTGCGTCTGTCGGGGACGCTGGACCCGGACGCGCTGACGGCGGCACTGGGCGATGTCGTGGGGCGGCACGAGAGTCTGCGGACGGTCTTCCCGGTGGTGGAGGGCGAGCCGGTTCAGCGGGTAGTGCCTGCCGACGAGGTGGTGCTGCCGCTGGTGTGGGCCGACGCGGGTGGCCGCCAGGTGGCGGAGGTGGTGACTGAGGCCGCGGAGTATGTGTTCGACCTCGCGGTCGAGGTTCCGGTGCGGGTGTGGGTCTTCTCGCTGGGGCCCGATGAGCATGTCCTGGTGCTGGTGATGCATCACATCGCCTGTGATGGCTGGTCGGTGGGGCCGCTGGGCCGGGACTTGGGGCTTGCTTACGCGGCGCGGGTGCATGGGGTGGCGCCGGAGTGGGACGAGTTGCCGGTTCAGTACGCGGATTACACGCTCTGGCAACGGGAGTTGCTGGGGGCGGTGAGCGATCCGGGCAGTGTGATGGCCCGGCAGTCGGATTTCTGGCGTGCGGCATTGGCGGAGCTGCCCGAGGAGCTGGGGCTGGCGTTCGACCGGCCGCGTCCTGTGGTGGCCAGCCACCGTGGTGGCCAGGTGCCGGTGGTGGTCGGTGCGGGTGTGCACGCGCGGGTCGAGGAAGTGGCCCGCCAGGCGGGTGTGACGCCGTTCATGGTGGTGCAGGCGGCGTTGGCGGTGCTGTTGTCGCGGCTGGGGGCCGGGACCGATGTTCCGCTCGGCACGCCGGTGGCGGGGCGTGCCGATGAGGCGCTGCACGACCTGGTCGGGTTCTTCGTGAACACGCTGGTGCTGCGCACCGACGTCTCGGGGGATCCGACGTTCCGGGGGCTGCTGGCGCGGGTTCGGGAGACGGATCTGGCGGCGCTCGAGCACCAGGATCTGCCCTTCGAGCGCCTGGTGGAGATCCTCGCCCCGTCCCGCGCGGTGGCCCGTCACCCGCTGTTCCAGGTGATGCTGGCCTTCGAGACCGATGCCGGGAGTTCCTTCGATCTGCCGGGGCTGCGGGTCGGCGAGCTGGAGGTGTCGGGGGGAAGGACGGCCAAGTTCGACCTGAACTTCGAGCTGCGAGGACAGTACGGGGCGGACGGGCGGCCGGCGGGGATCGAGGGCGTCGTCGAGTACGCCACCGACCTGTTCGACCACGACACGGTCCAGGAGCTGGCCGGGCGCTTCGACCGGCTGCTCGAGCAGCTGATCACCGACCCCGACCAGCCCGTCGGACGCGCGGACATCCTGACCGATCGGGAACGCCGGTTGCTGCTCGAGGAGTGGAACGACACCGCGCATGAGGTGCCGCAGGACCCTCTGCCCGCGCTCTTCCAGGCCCAAGTCGCCAGGACGCCCGACGCGGTCGCGGTGGTCTGCGGTGACACGAGCCTGACCTACACCGAACTCAACCAGCGGGCCAACCGGCTGGCGCACCGGCTGACAGCGCTGGGGGTGGGCGCCGAGGTGCCGGTGGCGTTGCTGCTGCGGCGGTCGGCGGATGTGATCGTGGCGGTGCTGGCCGTACTCAAGGCCGGTGGGTTCTATGTGCCGATCCACTCCGGTTTTCCGCCGGAGCGTGCGGCCTGGGCCCTGGATGACTGCGGCGCTCGGGTCGTACTGACCGATGATGCCGCGCTGTTGGCGGGGACAGAGTGCGGTGCGCAGGTGCTGGTGCTGGGGGACTTGGACGTCTCCGGCGAACCGGCCGGTGACCCGGAACAGGTCGTGAGCGCCGATCAGTTGGCGTACGTCATGTTCACTTCCGGCTCCACCGGGGTGCCCAAGGGAGTGGCGGCCCGGCACCGGGATGTCGCGGCGCTGGCCTTCGACCGGCGTTGGCGGGGCGAGGGGCACAGGCGGGTGCTGGTGCACTCGCCGCACGCCTTCGACGCTTCGACGTACGAGATGTGGGTGCCGCTGCTTTCCGGCGGCCGCCTGGTGATCGCGCCGCCCGGGGACCTGGATGCCCCTGTTCTGCGCCGGCTGATCGCCGAGGAGCGGATCACGGCGCTGTGGCTCACCGCGGGTGTGTTCGCGCTCATGGCGGAACAGGACCCGGAGTGTTTCGCGGACGTGCGCGAGGTATGGGCCGGAGGCGATGTCCTCTCGCCGGTCGCCGTACGTCGCGTGCTGCGGGCATGCCCCGGTGTCGACGTGGTCAACGGGTACGGCCCGACCGAGACCACCACGTTCGCGGCGAGCTGTCGGCTGCGTTCGGCGGATGACGTCACCGATCAGGTGCCGATCGGCAGGCCGTTGGACAACATGCGGGTGTACGTCCTCGACGGCAGCCTGCGGCCGGTACCGGTGGGCGTGGCCGGTGAGTTGTATGTGTCCGGTGCGGGGCTGGCCCGGGGGTATCTCCACCGCCCGGCACTGACCGCGGAGCGGTTCGTGGCCTGTCCGTTCGGTGCGCCCGGGGAGCGGATGTACCGGACCGGGGACCTGGTGCGGTGGCGGGCGGAGGGGAATCTCGAGTACCTCGGCCGGGCCGACGACCAGGTGAAGATCCGGGGGTTCCGGATCGAACTGGGTGAGATCGAGGCGGTGCTGAGCCGGCATCCGCAGGTCGGACAGGCCGCGGTCGTCGCCCGGGAGGACCGGCCCGGGGACAAGCGTCTGGTGGCCTATGTGGTTCCGGCCGGCTCGGGCGCGCCGGACGCGGCGCAGGTACGGCGGTTCGCCGGGGAAGGTCTGCCGCAGTTCATGGTGCCGGCCGCGGTCGTGGTGCTGGACCGGCTGCCGCTGACGGCCAACGGAAAGCTGGACCGCAAGGCCCTGCCCGCCCCGGACTACGCGTCGGCCTCGGCGCACCGAGCCCCGACCACGGCTCGGGAAGAGCAGCTGTGTGCGGCGTTCGCCGAGGTGCTGGGCCTGCCCGGCGTGGGCGTCGACGACAACTTCTTCGAACTCGGTGGCCACTCCCTGCTCGCGATCAGACTGGTCGCCCGCATCCGGGCCCTGCTCGGCATCGAACTCACCCTCCGCGCCCTGTTCGAAGCCCCCACTGTCGCCGCTCTGGCCGGTGCGCCGGCCGGCGCCGAGTCCTCACGTCCCGCGCTGGTGGCCACGGCTCGTCCTGAGCCGCTGCCGCTGTCGTTCGCCCAGCAACGACTCTGGTTCCTGGGCGAGTTGGAGGGGCCGAGCGCGACGTACAACATTCCGGCGGTCATCAGGCTGTCCGGCGTGCTCGACAGACGGGCGCTGGCCGCGGCGCTGCGGGATGTGCTCGGGCGCCACGAGGTGTTGCGTACACGCTTCCCGGCGTTCGACGGACGGCCGTATCAACAGGTGGTGCCGGTCGAGGAGCTCGGCGAGGTGCTCACGGTGGTGCCGGCCGATCAGACCGGGCCGTCCGGTGTGCCCGCGCGAGTGATCGAGGCCGTGGGGTACGGCTTCGACCTGTCGGCCGAAGTGCCGTTCCGGGCCTGGCTGTTCGAGGCCGGTGCGGAAGAGCAGGTGCTGGTGCTGCTCATGCACCACATCGCCGGCGACGGCTGGTCGATGGCGCCCCTGGCGCGGGATCTGTCGGTGGCGTACACAGCGCGCTGTGCCGGCCGGGCACCGGACTGGGTGCCGCTGCCGGTGCAGTACGCGGACTACACGCTCTGGCAGCGCGAGCTGCTCGGCTCGGCGCAGGACCCGGAGAGCCTGCTGAGCGGGCAGCTGGCCCATTGGCGCCAGGCGCTGGCCGGGCTGCCGGAGGAGCTGTCGCTGCCGGTCGACCGCGCCCGCCCGGCGGTGGCCACGCACCGGGGTGCGAGCGTGCCGCTGGACCTTCCCGCCGCGCTCCACGCGCAGGCCGCCGAGCTGGCCCGGGCCGAGGGCGTGACGGTGTTCATGGTGCTTCAGGCCGCGCTGGGCGTGCTGCTCTCCCGGCTCGGCGCCGGCCCGGACATCCCGATCGGGACCCCGACGGCCGGACGCACCGACACCGCGCTCGACGACCTCGTCGGGTTCTTCGTCAACACTCTGGTGCTGCGCACGGACCTCTCCGGCCGGCCGTCCTTCCGTGAGCTGCTGGTCCGCGTGCGCGAGCAGGCCCTCGACGCGTTCGCGCACCAGGACATGCCCTTCGAGCGCCTGGTCGAGGAGCTGGCCCCGGCCCGCTCGATGGCCCGCCATCCGCTGTTCCAGGTGATGCTCTCCCTGCAGAACACCACCGATCCCGTGCTCGACCTGCCGGGCCTGCGCACGAGCATCCTG of the Streptomyces sp. NBC_00287 genome contains:
- a CDS encoding non-ribosomal peptide synthetase, whose translation is MIPLSFAQQRLWIVGQLEGPSATYNMPLALRLSGTLDPDALTAALGDVVGRHESLRTVFPVVEGEPVQRVVPADEVVLPLVWADAGGRQVAEVVTEAAEYVFDLAVEVPVRVWVFSLGPDEHVLVLVMHHIACDGWSVGPLGRDLGLAYAARVHGVAPEWDELPVQYADYTLWQRELLGAVSDPGSVMARQSDFWRAALAELPEELGLAFDRPRPVVASHRGGQVPVVVGAGVHARVEEVARQAGVTPFMVVQAALAVLLSRLGAGTDVPLGTPVAGRADEALHDLVGFFVNTLVLRTDVSGDPTFRGLLARVRETDLAALEHQDLPFERLVEILAPSRAVARHPLFQVMLAFETDAGSSFDLPGLRVGELEVSGGRTAKFDLNFELRGQYGADGRPAGIEGVVEYATDLFDHDTVQELAGRFDRLLEQLITDPDQPVGRADILTDRERRLLLEEWNDTAHEVPQDPLPALFQAQVARTPDAVAVVCGDTSLTYTELNQRANRLAHRLTALGVGAEVPVALLLRRSADVIVAVLAVLKAGGFYVPIHSGFPPERAAWALDDCGARVVLTDDAALLAGTECGAQVLVLGDLDVSGEPAGDPEQVVSADQLAYVMFTSGSTGVPKGVAARHRDVAALAFDRRWRGEGHRRVLVHSPHAFDASTYEMWVPLLSGGRLVIAPPGDLDAPVLRRLIAEERITALWLTAGVFALMAEQDPECFADVREVWAGGDVLSPVAVRRVLRACPGVDVVNGYGPTETTTFAASCRLRSADDVTDQVPIGRPLDNMRVYVLDGSLRPVPVGVAGELYVSGAGLARGYLHRPALTAERFVACPFGAPGERMYRTGDLVRWRAEGNLEYLGRADDQVKIRGFRIELGEIEAVLSRHPQVGQAAVVAREDRPGDKRLVAYVVPAGSGAPDAAQVRRFAGEGLPQFMVPAAVVVLDRLPLTANGKLDRKALPAPDYASASAHRAPTTAREEQLCAAFAEVLGLPGVGVDDNFFELGGHSLLAIRLVARIRALLGIELTLRALFEAPTVAALAGAPAGAESSRPALVATARPEPLPLSFAQQRLWFLGELEGPSATYNIPAVIRLSGVLDRRALAAALRDVLGRHEVLRTRFPAFDGRPYQQVVPVEELGEVLTVVPADQTGPSGVPARVIEAVGYGFDLSAEVPFRAWLFEAGAEEQVLVLLMHHIAGDGWSMAPLARDLSVAYTARCAGRAPDWVPLPVQYADYTLWQRELLGSAQDPESLLSGQLAHWRQALAGLPEELSLPVDRARPAVATHRGASVPLDLPAALHAQAAELARAEGVTVFMVLQAALGVLLSRLGAGPDIPIGTPTAGRTDTALDDLVGFFVNTLVLRTDLSGRPSFRELLVRVREQALDAFAHQDMPFERLVEELAPARSMARHPLFQVMLSLQNTTDPVLDLPGLRTSILPDGDTPAKFDLNVDLSERFDDRGRPAGMTGELTYAVDLFDHATVELIAERFGRVLDTLTADPAQRVDQVSLLSAAEREQALHVWNDTAHPVPPTTLPALFQAQAARTPEGTAVVFDDTALTYRELNARANRLAHHLIDDGVGPEDVVALALPRSVELIVAMLGVVKAGAAYLPIDADYPVERVRFMIEDAKPSYVVTLQGIAERLPADAPLLVLDDPATSRRLTADPASDHDPTDADRTTPLTPAHPAYVIYTSGSTGTPKGVVMPHRGITNFITVHRESVFAAAAVSPPGRPLRVALTNSISFDACWDQLSGLMEGHELHVVSTEVLSDNGLLAAWLDEHDVDFLELTPSHMASAVAGGLFDGRRRPALLVVGGEAVPDALWEWLGALGDGTRSFSFYGPTECTVYQVFAEPRATPRPVLGRTTFNMRTFVLDDALQPVPPGVTGELYVAGAGLARGYLGRAALTAERFVACPFGAPGERMYRTGDLARRRADGTLEFAGRADDQVKIRGFRIEIGEVEAALGGHPGVARAAVVVHEGAPGDKRLVGYVVPGPGQDPEQRAQLPALLRRHVAGILPEYLVPAAVMVLDRLPSTPNGKLDRRALPAPDYAAVSTHRAPTTAREEILCTAFAEVLDLPAVGVDDNFFDLGGHSLLATRLVARVRSLLGAELAIRTLFENPTVAALAAALTGAGAGPSRPAVQAAVRPDPMPLSFAQQRLWIVNQLEGPSATYNMPLVLSLSGTLDRGALEAGLRDVVGRHESLRTVFPAPEGEPFQRIVPADEVVLPIVWSDAEADRVAELVAEAEGYVFDLAAEIPVHARGFSVGPDEHVLALVLHHIACDGWSAGPLGRDLAAAYAARVGGTAPKWDELPVQYADYALWQRELLGSVSDSGSPAARQAMFWRGALAGLPDVLPLPLDRPRPAVASHRGAEVPVAIGADAHGRGDELARQAGVTPFMVMQAALSVLLSRWGAGTDIPLGTPLAGRGDEALHDLVGFFINTVVLRTDLSGDPTFREVLTRVRETDLAVFEHQDLPFERLVEILDPPRSLARHPLFQVNLSFDSAAGVSFGLPGLQVDELVVPGRESAKFDLNFLLRGVYGADGRPEGIEGVIEYATDLFDHATIQTLAGRFAQLFQDLVTDPDQSVGPAEAQQPPPPLRGPGPGKRRVLIGSRPPRD